One genomic segment of Culturomica massiliensis includes these proteins:
- the map gene encoding type I methionyl aminopeptidase, with translation MEVIQHNHPWNGYYDPDILNEKLRQYRRLGHIVPPRKIIKNADQIEGIRRSSVINTAVLDHIATHIHCGMTTQEIDKLVYDFTIAHNAVPAPLNYEGFPKSVCTSINDEVCHGIPSDDIILKDGDIINVDVSTILDGYFSDASRMFMIGNVTAERKHLVQVTKECLELGVKAARPWGFLGDIGQAIQEHAEANGYSVVRDFCGHGVGLEFHEKPEVEHVGRKGTGMLLVPGMIFTIEPMINMGTYEIFIDADNDWTVLTEDGLPSAQWENTVLITDNGCEILTH, from the coding sequence ATGGAAGTCATACAACACAACCATCCCTGGAACGGATATTACGATCCGGACATATTGAATGAAAAGCTACGCCAATATCGTCGCCTCGGCCACATCGTCCCTCCCCGGAAAATCATAAAAAATGCAGACCAGATAGAAGGAATCCGGCGCAGTTCAGTCATCAACACCGCAGTGCTCGATCATATTGCAACTCATATACACTGCGGAATGACGACCCAGGAAATAGATAAACTGGTCTACGACTTTACAATAGCCCACAATGCTGTCCCTGCTCCGTTAAACTACGAAGGTTTTCCCAAAAGCGTATGCACCTCCATCAACGACGAAGTATGCCACGGCATACCTTCAGACGACATCATCTTAAAAGACGGAGATATCATTAACGTAGACGTTTCTACCATATTGGACGGTTATTTTTCGGATGCTTCCCGCATGTTTATGATCGGTAATGTCACCGCTGAAAGAAAACACCTGGTGCAAGTCACAAAAGAATGCCTGGAGTTAGGCGTTAAAGCCGCACGTCCCTGGGGATTTCTGGGAGATATCGGACAAGCGATACAGGAACATGCCGAAGCCAACGGTTATTCTGTAGTCCGTGACTTCTGCGGACATGGAGTAGGTCTGGAATTTCACGAAAAACCCGAAGTTGAGCATGTCGGACGTAAAGGAACAGGCATGCTGCTTGTTCCCGGTATGATATTTACGATCGAGCCCATGATCAACATGGGGACATACGAAATATTTATCGATGCGGACAACGACTGGACTGTCCTTACGGAAGACGGACTACCTTCCGCTCAATGGGAAAATACGGTTTTAATTACGGACAACGGATGTGAAATACTGACACATTGA
- a CDS encoding OmpA family protein: MKNTILPVIVFLLICNSCVSKKKYLVAENGRLAAIERSENFRQKLTDCTNENTRQSHRIDSLLDDTTELGGTVRAYKKLLYSNKSEQAKLNTMLQEKIEELNARQATIQELEAMIETQNQKVQNLLNSVQDALMGFGNEELTVRQKDGKVYVAMSDKLLFESGSAKVDKRGKEALAKLAEVLNKQTDIDVFIEGHTDTKPINTVQFKDNWDLSVIRATSVVRILTKDYKVNPLQIQPTGRGQYMPVADNATAEGRSLNRRTEIIMAPKLDKLMQLLQK, from the coding sequence ATGAAAAATACAATACTCCCGGTTATCGTATTTCTGCTTATATGCAACTCATGCGTATCCAAGAAAAAATACCTGGTTGCTGAAAACGGCCGTTTGGCAGCCATCGAACGAAGCGAAAATTTCCGGCAGAAATTAACCGACTGTACGAATGAAAATACCCGCCAATCACACCGGATCGACAGCCTGCTTGACGATACGACAGAACTGGGAGGAACGGTCAGAGCTTACAAAAAGTTGTTATATTCCAACAAATCCGAACAAGCCAAATTAAACACCATGCTCCAGGAAAAAATAGAGGAATTGAATGCCCGCCAGGCTACAATTCAAGAGCTGGAAGCCATGATCGAAACACAAAACCAAAAAGTTCAGAATTTATTGAACAGCGTTCAGGATGCTTTGATGGGATTCGGCAATGAAGAACTCACCGTCAGACAGAAAGACGGGAAAGTATATGTTGCCATGTCGGACAAGCTTTTATTTGAATCCGGCAGTGCAAAGGTGGATAAACGCGGAAAAGAAGCTCTGGCAAAGCTTGCCGAGGTATTAAACAAGCAAACGGACATCGATGTATTTATCGAAGGACACACCGACACCAAACCCATCAACACCGTCCAGTTCAAGGACAACTGGGACCTTAGCGTGATCCGTGCCACCTCTGTCGTACGCATACTGACAAAAGACTACAAAGTGAATCCGTTACAAATCCAGCCGACCGGCCGCGGCCAGTATATGCCCGTAGCCGACAACGCCACAGCCGAAGGCCGCAGCCTCAACCGCCGCACAGAAATCATCATGGCTCCCAAACTGGACAAACTGATGCAACTGCTGCAAAAATAA
- a CDS encoding ATP-binding protein — MERLMAKEYPDLEYRFLSAADMSLEELIACLETVDIDSTGVLFSSWFSKSDIAGNTVLNANSYRVISNLSVPVFAMKRAVLENSSMVGGCFLDKTPFFTHLQQTIESVLANTPARDIPFYIPPKAVPTFSYPSLLLKGFSIDQCPPASQFIDRPTFYQRNKALIISGGVLMAALLFFLYMHHRVRSLKKLNEAQRQQVEANRELANLFDNMPIAYMKAKLLHDPSGEIADLEICRTNGRFITNFARSIESDRYLGSELFDGDLSVTLQLAKLADAEKRAITYTQYFSESDSYQNIVVTPATKDGYVDAYYVNATELHKAQQKLNDTNHKLAMALDVANIVPWNWNLREHKILCDVNRPVELSDMVNQVDEEKLSVPDTQYFSKIHKKDQQRVMQAYSDLIEGRSEKVSEEYRVISRDKTGYKIDWVEAKATVEERDADGKPLTLVGSSLVITQRKKIEQDLIDARDKAEESNRLKSAFLANMSHEIRTPLNAIVGFSHLLNSTDEPEDRDEFVRIIENNNELLLQLIGDILDLSKIEAGTLEFVEAPVDINALIEETVRSLQLRAEAKGITLRFEERLPECNILTDHNRLSQLLTNLITNSIKFTKTGGIAVGYALQKDGMLRFHVTDTGCGIAPDKQSEIFMRFVKLDSFAQGTGLGLPICKTIVTRMGGEIGVESEPGKGSTFWFTVRNVPAELNKKNVQEYTLQAVTKDQVTILIAEDNMSNFKLFETILKKDYRILHAWNGQEAVELFKAHNPHILLMDVNMPVMDGYEATAEIRKISADVPILAITAYAYASDEQRILSHGFDGYAAKPINPNVLRSKIIDLLSARVMLL, encoded by the coding sequence ATGGAGCGCCTGATGGCTAAGGAGTATCCGGACCTCGAATATCGTTTCCTCTCGGCGGCAGATATGTCTTTGGAGGAATTGATCGCCTGCCTGGAAACAGTAGATATAGACTCTACCGGCGTGCTGTTCTCTTCCTGGTTCAGCAAGTCGGACATCGCCGGGAACACCGTTCTCAATGCGAATTCATACCGGGTGATCTCCAATCTTTCCGTCCCGGTCTTTGCCATGAAACGTGCTGTCTTGGAAAACAGCAGCATGGTCGGAGGCTGCTTCCTCGATAAAACGCCATTTTTCACCCATTTACAGCAGACTATCGAGTCGGTATTGGCAAACACTCCCGCGCGGGACATTCCATTTTATATTCCGCCCAAAGCGGTTCCTACTTTCAGCTATCCTTCGCTGCTGTTGAAAGGCTTTTCCATAGACCAATGCCCGCCGGCCAGCCAATTCATAGACCGGCCTACATTCTACCAACGGAACAAAGCCTTGATTATCTCCGGTGGAGTTTTAATGGCGGCTTTGCTGTTTTTTCTTTATATGCACCACCGCGTTCGCTCGTTGAAAAAACTGAACGAGGCGCAGCGGCAGCAGGTGGAAGCCAACCGGGAACTGGCTAACCTTTTCGATAATATGCCGATCGCTTATATGAAAGCGAAACTCCTGCACGACCCATCGGGAGAGATCGCCGATCTGGAGATATGCCGGACGAACGGACGTTTTATTACTAATTTCGCCCGGAGCATCGAATCGGACCGCTACCTGGGAAGCGAACTTTTCGACGGGGATTTAAGTGTCACCTTACAACTTGCAAAATTGGCGGATGCTGAGAAGAGAGCAATTACCTACACGCAATACTTTTCCGAGTCGGATTCCTACCAGAACATCGTGGTAACGCCGGCCACAAAGGACGGTTATGTGGATGCCTATTACGTCAACGCGACAGAGCTGCACAAAGCCCAGCAAAAGCTCAACGATACGAACCATAAACTGGCCATGGCACTTGATGTCGCTAACATTGTGCCGTGGAACTGGAACCTGCGCGAGCACAAGATCCTCTGCGACGTAAACCGGCCCGTAGAGCTGAGCGACATGGTAAATCAAGTCGACGAGGAAAAATTGTCGGTACCGGACACGCAGTATTTCTCCAAGATACATAAGAAAGATCAACAGCGGGTGATGCAGGCTTACAGCGACCTGATTGAGGGGCGTTCGGAGAAAGTGAGCGAAGAGTACCGGGTCATATCGCGCGATAAGACCGGATATAAGATAGATTGGGTGGAAGCAAAGGCCACCGTGGAAGAACGCGACGCAGACGGCAAACCGCTTACCCTGGTCGGTTCATCGCTGGTCATTACACAGCGCAAGAAGATAGAGCAGGACCTGATCGATGCACGTGACAAAGCCGAAGAGTCAAACCGGCTCAAATCGGCTTTTCTGGCCAATATGAGCCATGAGATCCGCACACCGCTGAACGCTATCGTCGGTTTCTCCCACCTGCTCAATTCGACCGATGAGCCCGAAGACCGGGACGAGTTCGTCCGGATCATCGAAAATAATAACGAATTGCTGCTTCAACTGATCGGCGATATACTCGACCTGTCGAAGATCGAAGCCGGCACGCTGGAATTCGTCGAAGCCCCCGTAGACATAAACGCACTCATCGAAGAGACAGTCCGATCGCTGCAATTACGGGCAGAGGCGAAGGGTATTACGCTCCGGTTCGAAGAGAGACTGCCCGAATGCAATATCCTGACGGACCATAACAGACTGAGCCAACTGCTGACTAACCTGATCACCAATTCCATCAAGTTTACCAAAACGGGAGGTATCGCGGTCGGCTATGCGCTGCAAAAGGACGGAATGCTTCGTTTCCACGTTACCGATACCGGGTGCGGCATCGCCCCGGATAAACAGTCCGAAATTTTCATGCGGTTCGTCAAGCTGGACAGTTTCGCGCAAGGAACGGGGCTGGGTCTGCCCATTTGTAAGACCATCGTGACCCGGATGGGCGGCGAGATCGGAGTAGAATCCGAACCGGGCAAAGGTTCTACTTTCTGGTTTACCGTCCGCAATGTCCCGGCCGAACTGAATAAGAAAAACGTTCAGGAATACACACTTCAGGCCGTGACGAAAGATCAGGTCACAATCCTGATCGCCGAAGACAATATGAGTAATTTTAAATTATTCGAGACGATTCTCAAAAAGGATTACCGTATCCTCCATGCTTGGAACGGGCAGGAAGCGGTTGAATTATTCAAGGCCCACAATCCGCACATCCTATTGATGGATGTGAATATGCCCGTCATGGACGGATACGAAGCTACGGCCGAGATCCGTAAGATTTCGGCCGATGTGCCCATTCTGGCCATTACAGCTTATGCCTATGCTTCAGATGAACAGCGTATCCTCAGCCACGGGTTCGACGGATATGCCGCAAAACCGATCAACCCCAATGTGTTACGATCGAAAATCATCGACCTGCTCAGTGCGAGGGTAATGTTGTTATAA